A portion of the Nitrospira sp. genome contains these proteins:
- a CDS encoding co-chaperone GroES yields MSTAAKDKEKKDVAKGFQPLGDRVFITYTEELERTAGGIYVPDSAKEKPQRGVVQAVGKKVENVKVGDQVLFDKYSGSKLRIEDEECLILKEEDILGIFAN; encoded by the coding sequence ATGAGCACAGCAGCGAAGGACAAAGAGAAGAAGGACGTTGCCAAGGGTTTTCAGCCACTGGGTGATCGGGTGTTCATCACCTACACCGAGGAATTGGAACGGACCGCCGGCGGGATTTACGTGCCGGATTCTGCCAAGGAAAAGCCGCAGCGGGGTGTGGTGCAGGCCGTGGGCAAGAAGGTCGAAAACGTCAAGGTCGGCGACCAGGTGCTCTTCGACAAGTACTCGGGCAGCAAGCTCCGGATAGAGGACGAGGAGTGTTTGATCCTGAAGGAAGAGGACATCCTCGGCATCTTCGCCAACTGA